One genomic window of Magnetovibrio sp. PR-2 includes the following:
- the lptF gene encoding LPS export ABC transporter permease LptF, with protein sequence MNGLTRYMFWQLFVGMTLVASALACVVWLTQSLRFVNLIVNSGLSASTFVYLTGLMMPNFLTIILPVSLFAITTFSYHRMIMDRELVVMRSAGLGQLALAKPAIILGMIMVGIGYLLSIYIVPTSYAEFRSLKWDARYNFSHILLKEGTFNDISRGVTVYVRERTDDGQLLGIMAHIERDNFKSETWLAERGALVENEDGGRVLMFNGSRQEFTNESKQLTILYFDQSVLDLDPPTEEGNVRHREPRERTLAELHDLDTTGLDLRSIGKYKVEIHRRLALPLSALGFVMIALSVLISGAFTRRGEGRRVFVAVVLAAVYQGSMLAVINAAAKNEALYGTIYAVALLPVAVGMIVLLTPGKFTGLINKRQPAPPHSGQAA encoded by the coding sequence ATGAACGGTCTAACCCGTTACATGTTTTGGCAGCTGTTTGTGGGCATGACGCTGGTGGCGTCGGCACTGGCCTGCGTGGTGTGGCTGACCCAGTCTTTGCGCTTTGTGAATTTGATTGTCAACTCGGGCTTGTCTGCCAGCACATTCGTGTACTTGACCGGCCTGATGATGCCGAACTTCCTCACCATCATTCTGCCCGTCAGCTTATTTGCCATCACCACGTTCAGCTATCACCGCATGATTATGGACCGCGAACTGGTGGTTATGCGCTCCGCAGGCCTCGGCCAACTGGCGTTGGCTAAGCCTGCGATCATCCTCGGCATGATCATGGTTGGGATCGGCTATCTGTTATCGATCTACATCGTGCCGACATCCTATGCGGAATTTCGCTCGCTAAAATGGGATGCGCGCTACAATTTTTCACACATTTTGCTGAAAGAAGGCACGTTTAACGACATCTCCAGAGGTGTCACGGTTTATGTGCGCGAGCGCACCGATGACGGCCAATTGCTGGGCATCATGGCCCATATTGAACGCGATAATTTCAAATCTGAAACCTGGCTTGCGGAACGCGGCGCCTTGGTCGAAAACGAAGACGGGGGGCGGGTGTTGATGTTCAACGGCTCGCGCCAAGAATTCACCAATGAATCCAAGCAGCTGACGATTTTGTACTTTGACCAGTCCGTGTTGGACTTGGATCCACCGACGGAAGAGGGCAACGTGCGCCACAGGGAGCCCCGCGAGCGGACCTTGGCGGAACTTCATGACCTGGACACCACGGGCTTGGATTTGCGCTCCATCGGCAAGTACAAGGTCGAAATTCACCGCCGCTTAGCGCTTCCGTTGAGCGCTTTGGGGTTTGTTATGATCGCGCTCAGCGTGCTCATTTCCGGCGCGTTTACCCGGCGCGGCGAAGGCCGGCGCGTCTTTGTCGCCGTTGTGCTGGCTGCAGTTTACCAAGGTTCTATGCTGGCCGTCATCAATGCTGCGGCCAAGAACGAAGCGCTCTATGGGACGATTTATGCCGTCGCCCTCCTCCCCGTTGCAGTGGGCATGATTGTCCTGCTCACACCGGGCAAGTTCACCGGGTTGATAAACAAACGCCAGCCCGCGCCGCCGCACAGCGGCCAAGCGGCTTAG
- the amrA gene encoding AmmeMemoRadiSam system protein A — MNTVETESAFARKTRELLDEHGDVFLQIAKGSVEHGLSHGTPLSLALDTLPTVMAEPGACFVTLNKNGRLRGCIGSPEAHRPLATDVAKNAFRSAFKDPRFAPLKAEEADALDIHLSVLSSQEPFLFNDEDDLITKLNVGTDGLIIEDRGRRALFLPSVWKQLPDAKQFLTHLKNKAGMGADHWSDTFQGWRFIAAETGADWPDIPTHGNH, encoded by the coding sequence GTGAACACAGTTGAAACCGAAAGCGCGTTCGCCCGCAAAACCCGCGAGCTCTTGGACGAGCACGGCGACGTGTTCTTGCAAATCGCCAAAGGCTCCGTCGAACACGGGCTCTCCCATGGCACACCACTTTCCCTTGCTTTAGACACACTGCCGACTGTGATGGCTGAACCCGGCGCGTGTTTTGTCACGTTAAACAAAAACGGTCGCTTGCGTGGCTGCATCGGATCCCCCGAAGCCCACCGCCCCTTAGCCACCGACGTCGCCAAAAATGCTTTCCGCTCCGCCTTCAAAGACCCCCGCTTTGCCCCGCTAAAAGCTGAAGAGGCCGATGCCTTGGACATTCATCTTTCCGTCCTCAGCTCCCAAGAGCCGTTTTTATTCAACGACGAAGACGACCTGATTACCAAGCTCAATGTCGGCACGGATGGCTTGATCATCGAAGACCGAGGGCGGCGCGCGTTATTTCTGCCCTCTGTGTGGAAGCAGCTCCCCGATGCCAAACAATTCCTGACGCATCTGAAAAACAAAGCCGGAATGGGTGCTGATCATTGGTCGGACACATTTCAGGGCTGGCGTTTCATCGCTGCGGAGACCGGCGCCGATTGGCCAGACATTCCGACGCACGGAAATCATTGA
- the lptG gene encoding LPS export ABC transporter permease LptG, with protein sequence MLLSRTLSIYIGRNFLLSFLAFFLGLMVLILLLDTIELLRRASSKPDVTFWIVVQMALLKLPHMGQLLFPFAALFGGMLAFWRLSRSQELAVTRAAGISAWQFLLPALILATLLGAFKVGAFNPLSSATLARFQAMEGMYLKGQRSILAISKNGLWLRQGTAEGHAVIHAANLLQKAESVELQNTITYLFQGQDTFIGRVDAERAVLGDGFWRMENTWINSPEAPPEHLPEYWLETDLTLTRIQDNFASPDTMSFWKLSEFIDTLEEAGFSAIRHRLQWHSLLATPLLMCAMVLIAATFSLRHARRGGTTFVIASGVFTGFVLYFFSDVVFALGLSDSIPVTLAAWAPSGVASMLGLAMLLHLEDG encoded by the coding sequence ATGTTACTTTCCAGAACTCTGTCCATCTATATCGGCCGCAACTTCTTGCTGAGTTTTCTCGCGTTTTTCTTGGGCCTCATGGTTCTGATCTTGTTGCTCGACACCATTGAGCTGCTGCGCCGTGCCTCGTCTAAGCCAGATGTAACGTTTTGGATCGTGGTCCAGATGGCGCTGCTCAAACTTCCGCATATGGGCCAACTGTTGTTCCCCTTTGCCGCCTTGTTCGGCGGTATGCTGGCTTTTTGGCGTCTTTCGCGCAGTCAAGAGCTGGCCGTGACCCGCGCCGCCGGGATTTCGGCTTGGCAGTTCTTGCTGCCCGCGCTGATTTTAGCCACCCTGCTGGGGGCCTTTAAGGTTGGCGCCTTCAACCCCCTATCATCAGCCACATTGGCGCGTTTTCAGGCCATGGAAGGCATGTATCTCAAAGGGCAGCGTTCCATCTTGGCCATTTCAAAAAATGGGCTGTGGTTGCGTCAAGGCACGGCTGAGGGGCATGCCGTCATCCACGCTGCAAACCTGTTGCAAAAAGCTGAAAGCGTCGAGTTGCAAAACACCATCACCTATCTGTTTCAAGGCCAAGACACCTTCATCGGACGGGTTGATGCGGAACGCGCGGTTTTGGGCGATGGCTTTTGGCGCATGGAAAACACCTGGATCAACAGCCCCGAAGCCCCTCCGGAACATCTGCCCGAATATTGGCTGGAAACAGACCTGACACTAACCCGAATTCAGGATAACTTCGCCAGTCCCGACACCATGTCTTTTTGGAAGCTGTCGGAGTTCATCGACACTTTGGAAGAGGCTGGCTTTTCCGCCATTCGCCACCGCCTGCAGTGGCATTCGCTCTTAGCGACCCCGCTTTTAATGTGTGCAATGGTCTTGATTGCGGCAACTTTTTCGTTGCGTCACGCCCGAAGAGGTGGCACCACTTTCGTCATCGCTTCCGGCGTGTTCACAGGTTTCGTTTTGTATTTCTTTTCAGACGTGGTCTTTGCGTTGGGGCTGTCGGACAGCATCCCCGTTACGCTAGCCGCATGGGCGCCATCCGGAGTGGCGTCAATGCTGGGGCTTGCCATGTTGTTGCATCTTGAGGACGGTTAA
- a CDS encoding L-threonylcarbamoyladenylate synthase, giving the protein MTVTELPDFKVVDASDEAALEAGEVLRAGGLIAFPTETVYGLGADATNDRAVAGIFDIKNRPTFNPLIIHVKDEFQAAQYVEFNDLAQKLAHAFWPGALTLVMKRKDDSELSLTTTAGLDTVAVRVPAHPVAQSIIAAAGVPIAAPSANKSGYISPSQAIHVLMQFKDGEGLNMVIDGGACPVGVESTIVDVTGDAPVLLRPGGVSVEDIEAVAGPVKTDVSGDVKAPGQLKNHYAPSIPIRINVAPEDRQRGESLLTFGPDMPKRACLNLSKAGDLKEAAANLFTMMRALDMPGIRGIAVVPIPNVGLGRAINDRLERAAAPKEGESPNAPPKYHDPIGNIEI; this is encoded by the coding sequence ATGACTGTGACCGAGCTCCCGGATTTCAAAGTTGTCGATGCCTCCGACGAAGCCGCCCTTGAAGCTGGCGAAGTTTTGCGCGCGGGCGGGCTTATCGCCTTCCCCACCGAAACCGTGTATGGCTTAGGCGCAGACGCCACCAATGACCGCGCCGTCGCAGGCATTTTTGACATCAAAAACCGCCCGACATTCAATCCTTTGATCATCCATGTCAAAGACGAGTTCCAAGCCGCCCAATACGTTGAGTTCAACGATCTCGCACAAAAACTGGCCCATGCGTTTTGGCCGGGTGCTTTGACTTTGGTGATGAAGCGCAAAGACGACAGCGAGCTGTCTCTGACCACGACGGCGGGCCTCGACACCGTCGCCGTGCGCGTCCCGGCCCATCCGGTGGCCCAATCCATTATCGCGGCGGCAGGCGTACCCATCGCCGCGCCAAGCGCCAATAAATCGGGCTACATCAGCCCCAGCCAAGCCATCCATGTTCTGATGCAATTCAAAGACGGCGAAGGCCTCAACATGGTCATCGACGGCGGCGCCTGCCCAGTTGGCGTAGAAAGCACCATTGTTGATGTCACCGGTGACGCGCCTGTGTTGTTGCGTCCGGGCGGTGTGTCTGTCGAAGACATCGAAGCCGTGGCCGGGCCTGTGAAAACGGATGTATCCGGTGATGTCAAAGCGCCGGGGCAATTGAAAAACCACTATGCACCGTCCATTCCCATCCGCATCAATGTCGCCCCCGAGGACCGCCAGCGCGGCGAAAGCCTGCTGACATTTGGCCCCGACATGCCCAAGCGCGCGTGTTTGAATCTGTCCAAAGCGGGCGATTTGAAGGAAGCTGCGGCGAACCTGTTCACCATGATGCGCGCACTCGATATGCCGGGCATTCGCGGCATCGCCGTGGTCCCCATCCCGAACGTTGGCCTGGGCCGCGCCATCAACGACCGCTTAGAACGTGCAGCCGCGCCTAAAGAAGGCGAAAGCCCCAACGCCCCGCCCAAATACCACGACCCGATTGGGAATATCGAGATTTAG
- the amrB gene encoding AmmeMemoRadiSam system protein B: MSNVRPPAVAGQFYPADAKTLSKQVLSYLAEASEDVHAPPKALIAPHAGYVYSGLVAAHAYAHILPLKGVVKRVVLLGPCHRVAVQGVALSSADAFLTPLGSMPIDHSLDEQLLELPGVHVFDATHANEHSLEVHIPFLQSILDDFALIPMVVGAADAVMVANILDAVWGGPETLIVISSDLSHYLDYDSAKALDQQTCSAIEQLDWQAIGNKQACGRMPVKGLLELAKRKGLEVRTLDLRNSGDTAGTKKQVVGYGSWGFWEREHS, encoded by the coding sequence ATGTCAAACGTACGCCCCCCTGCCGTGGCGGGTCAGTTTTACCCCGCCGACGCCAAAACCCTGTCCAAGCAGGTCTTGTCCTATTTGGCCGAGGCCTCTGAAGACGTGCACGCCCCACCCAAGGCCTTGATCGCGCCCCATGCGGGCTACGTTTATTCCGGCCTCGTCGCTGCACATGCTTACGCGCACATCCTGCCGTTAAAGGGTGTCGTCAAACGGGTTGTGCTCTTGGGGCCGTGCCACCGTGTGGCCGTGCAGGGCGTTGCGTTGTCGAGCGCAGATGCGTTTCTCACCCCGTTGGGCTCGATGCCCATCGACCACAGCTTGGACGAACAGCTCTTGGAGCTCCCCGGTGTTCACGTGTTCGACGCGACCCATGCGAACGAACATTCCCTAGAAGTCCACATCCCGTTTTTGCAGTCCATTTTGGACGACTTTGCGCTTATTCCCATGGTCGTGGGGGCGGCGGATGCGGTTATGGTTGCCAACATTTTGGACGCCGTCTGGGGCGGGCCGGAAACCTTGATCGTGATTTCATCGGATCTCAGCCACTATCTGGATTACGACAGCGCCAAAGCGCTCGACCAGCAAACGTGCTCAGCCATTGAGCAGCTGGACTGGCAGGCCATCGGCAACAAACAAGCGTGTGGACGCATGCCCGTCAAAGGCCTGCTGGAATTGGCGAAACGCAAGGGGCTTGAGGTTCGCACGCTCGATTTACGCAATTCAGGCGATACGGCAGGCACAAAAAAACAAGTCGTCGGTTATGGATCATGGGGGTTTTGGGAACGTGAACACAGTTGA
- the cysQ gene encoding 3'(2'),5'-bisphosphate nucleotidase CysQ has product MTLNIPFSLLDSLHMIAVRAGQEIMTIYNTDFDVEVKGDQSPVTQADKLAESLISRAIRQEITEDFPIVGEEAFSDGEAPELDGGPFWLVDPLDGTKEFVKKTGEFTVNIALINLGLPVVGVVHTPTNGNVFMGSPLGAFADLGNGPSQIQCRAFPPEGLTAMVSKSHKTPETDEYLSQYQIREETGAGSSLKFCMIARGLADIYPRLGRTMEWDTAAAHAVLKSAGGSVCDLDGNELTYGKEGFENPHFVAKGIEAAS; this is encoded by the coding sequence ATGACCCTCAACATCCCCTTTTCCTTGCTTGATTCCTTGCACATGATCGCCGTTCGCGCGGGCCAGGAAATCATGACCATCTACAACACCGATTTCGATGTCGAGGTCAAAGGCGACCAGTCCCCTGTCACCCAGGCCGACAAGCTGGCAGAAAGTCTCATCAGTCGCGCCATCCGCCAAGAGATCACCGAGGACTTCCCCATCGTCGGCGAAGAAGCCTTCAGCGATGGCGAAGCGCCGGAATTGGACGGCGGGCCGTTTTGGCTGGTCGATCCCTTGGACGGCACCAAAGAATTCGTGAAAAAGACCGGCGAGTTCACCGTCAATATTGCCCTGATTAATTTAGGCCTGCCCGTCGTCGGTGTGGTGCACACGCCCACCAACGGCAATGTGTTTATGGGCAGCCCCTTGGGCGCGTTCGCGGATTTGGGCAACGGACCTTCGCAAATCCAATGCCGTGCCTTCCCGCCCGAAGGCTTGACTGCCATGGTCTCCAAAAGCCACAAAACCCCGGAAACGGACGAGTATCTGTCGCAATACCAAATCCGGGAAGAAACGGGGGCTGGAAGCTCCTTGAAGTTTTGCATGATCGCGCGTGGTTTGGCCGATATTTACCCCCGCCTGGGCCGCACCATGGAATGGGACACCGCCGCCGCACATGCGGTGTTGAAATCCGCAGGCGGCAGTGTGTGCGATTTGGACGGCAACGAGCTGACCTATGGCAAAGAAGGGTTTGAAAACCCGCACTTCGTCGCTAAGGGAATTGAAGCTGCTTCCTAA
- a CDS encoding LPS-assembly protein LptD produces the protein MLVKSTYLISALCAALVYCGVSLSAALAQAPAQEEQPARFVADEMSHDQELGIIIATGHVEVNQNDRTLLADAINYNQNTDTITATGNVALHQPSGDILFADKFEITGDLKNGVIEDLMAVMADQSRFAAQRAQLVNDETMTMERAVYSPCEQCKEDPGRPLVWQLKAVKIVHDRTEKVITYRHAWMEVFGFPVAYTPYLSYPDPSVKRKSGFLTPNWGGSSDLGFVARTPYFYVMDDHSDLTVTPIMTSQELGALAGEYRHRFMDGSIDAFASVAYDSDGTAHGHIESETRFELDDTWRWGLDLNGSSTDTYMRRYGFGGHNTLTSKAYIEGFRGNNYGSLSTVTYQGLRADDDQKTTPLVMPILEYAHQGEADKYGAYNTLDVHMSSITRSEGVDSNRITIRPSWNLQHIAPKGDIYKLSATMGLDFFNTSELSAPANRSNATNGSSTYNGSALRAYPELSMDWRWPFAKRTNSVTEVIEPIAQFVVSPYGGNSWKMSNEDSQDFDFNDANLFSANRFTGYDRVESGPRVNYGMKWGLVGDGGGFTSVLVGQSYRLAEDDTFATNSGLEDNFSDLVGRLEVSPGDHLSLLYRTRMDRSSLEFHRNEIGLNGQVSGFNYDVNYSMFDRHDDSEFSGRQEISYNLTQELSEFWKGRLAGVRDLTDDGGPRSNTLGFTYEDECLTFDTTLQRTYYQDREIKPTDSIMFRVVFKTLGEVRTDVSPGF, from the coding sequence ATGTTGGTTAAAAGCACATATTTGATCTCTGCGCTTTGCGCCGCCCTTGTGTATTGCGGTGTATCTCTGAGCGCTGCGCTGGCACAGGCCCCGGCCCAAGAAGAGCAGCCAGCCCGCTTTGTCGCGGATGAAATGTCGCACGATCAAGAGCTCGGCATTATCATAGCCACAGGCCATGTCGAAGTGAACCAAAACGACCGCACGCTTTTGGCCGACGCTATCAACTACAACCAAAACACCGACACCATCACAGCAACCGGTAATGTTGCCTTGCACCAACCGTCCGGCGACATCTTATTTGCCGACAAGTTTGAAATCACCGGCGATCTGAAAAACGGAGTGATCGAAGATTTGATGGCTGTCATGGCTGATCAGTCGCGTTTTGCCGCCCAACGCGCCCAATTGGTCAATGACGAAACCATGACCATGGAACGGGCCGTCTACTCGCCGTGTGAACAATGCAAAGAAGACCCCGGTCGCCCTCTGGTCTGGCAATTGAAAGCCGTCAAGATCGTTCACGATCGCACCGAAAAGGTCATCACGTACCGCCACGCGTGGATGGAAGTCTTCGGTTTTCCCGTCGCCTACACCCCATATCTGAGCTATCCCGATCCTAGCGTTAAACGGAAATCTGGCTTTTTAACGCCCAACTGGGGGGGCTCCAGTGACTTAGGCTTTGTCGCCCGCACGCCTTATTTCTACGTGATGGACGATCATTCTGACCTCACAGTCACACCGATTATGACCTCCCAAGAGTTAGGTGCACTGGCGGGGGAATACCGCCACCGCTTTATGGATGGAAGCATCGATGCCTTCGCGAGTGTTGCGTATGATTCTGACGGCACTGCCCATGGGCACATCGAATCCGAAACCCGCTTTGAACTGGATGACACCTGGCGCTGGGGGCTGGATCTTAACGGCTCCAGCACAGACACCTACATGCGTCGTTATGGTTTTGGCGGGCACAACACATTGACATCGAAAGCGTACATCGAAGGCTTCCGCGGAAACAACTACGGATCACTATCAACCGTCACCTATCAAGGCCTGCGTGCAGATGATGATCAAAAGACCACACCACTGGTCATGCCAATCCTGGAATACGCCCATCAAGGCGAAGCGGACAAGTATGGCGCGTACAATACCCTAGACGTCCACATGTCCTCCATCACCCGTTCAGAAGGCGTCGATAGTAACCGCATCACAATCCGCCCCAGCTGGAACCTTCAACACATTGCGCCTAAGGGCGATATTTACAAGCTCTCGGCAACCATGGGGCTGGACTTCTTCAACACCAGCGAACTCTCTGCCCCCGCCAACCGTTCTAACGCGACCAACGGTTCGTCGACGTACAATGGCTCTGCTCTCAGAGCGTATCCGGAACTGTCCATGGATTGGCGTTGGCCGTTTGCCAAACGCACCAACAGTGTGACCGAAGTGATCGAACCCATAGCGCAGTTCGTGGTCAGCCCATACGGGGGCAACTCTTGGAAAATGTCCAATGAGGACAGTCAGGATTTCGATTTTAACGATGCCAACCTCTTTAGCGCCAATCGCTTTACCGGCTACGACCGGGTCGAAAGCGGTCCGCGGGTGAACTACGGGATGAAATGGGGTCTGGTTGGCGATGGTGGCGGCTTTACCTCCGTATTGGTGGGGCAAAGCTATCGTCTTGCTGAAGACGATACATTTGCGACGAATTCAGGCCTCGAAGACAATTTCTCCGATTTGGTCGGCCGTCTCGAAGTGTCTCCGGGGGATCATCTCAGCCTTCTCTATCGCACCCGCATGGACCGCTCATCATTGGAATTCCACCGCAATGAAATCGGCCTCAATGGCCAGGTCAGCGGCTTCAATTACGATGTCAACTATTCCATGTTCGACCGTCACGATGACAGTGAGTTTTCCGGACGACAAGAAATTAGCTACAACTTGACCCAAGAGCTATCGGAATTTTGGAAAGGCCGACTTGCTGGGGTACGCGACTTAACCGACGATGGTGGCCCCCGGTCCAACACCTTGGGCTTTACCTATGAAGATGAGTGTTTGACCTTCGACACGACGTTGCAACGCACATACTATCAAGATCGCGAAATTAAACCAACAGACTCAATCATGTTCCGCGTGGTCTTCAAGACCTTGGGCGAGGTCCGCACTGATGTCTCTCCGGGCTTTTAA
- a CDS encoding FAD-binding oxidoreductase, which yields MSASGLITDLIALLGETSVITDAADLAGHLTEQRGLYTGTSPALTKPRSTQDISDIVRICAKHNVPVVVHGGNTGLVGGGIPDGAVLIDMSRLNAILDVDPVNLTMTVEAGAILANVQDAAADADTYFPLSLAAEGSCQIGGNLSTNAGGVHVVRYGNARQLVLGLEVVLADGRVWDGLRSLRKNNTGYELKELFLGSEGTLGIITKAVLRLYPKLQQKAVALAGCASFDKAQTLLHLAQKRAGDVLMACEALNGFSMELVERHIDGASNPLEKEHYCYVLLELGSTNADAELTQVMEALLSDAFEAATIEDAVIAQSEAQADGLWKIRESIPEAQKYEGGSIKHDVSVPVSRTAEMIAKATDLVSSLIPGVRPVTFGHLGDGNIHFNLTQPEDADKQAFLGLWHATNAKVHDLIAEMNGSFSAEHGIGQLKTDEMARLKSDVELDLMRTLKQALDPHNHLNPGKVLPPKS from the coding sequence ATGTCTGCGTCCGGCCTTATCACTGATCTGATCGCCCTTTTGGGGGAGACGTCTGTCATCACGGACGCCGCAGATTTGGCCGGGCACTTGACCGAGCAACGCGGGCTGTACACGGGCACCTCGCCTGCGTTAACAAAGCCACGCAGCACCCAAGATATCTCTGATATTGTTCGGATTTGCGCGAAACACAACGTCCCCGTTGTGGTTCACGGCGGCAACACCGGGCTGGTGGGCGGCGGCATTCCCGACGGTGCGGTTTTGATTGACATGTCTCGCCTCAACGCCATTTTGGACGTCGATCCCGTCAACCTCACCATGACGGTAGAAGCCGGTGCGATTTTGGCCAACGTGCAAGACGCCGCAGCCGACGCGGACACCTACTTCCCCCTCAGCCTCGCCGCCGAAGGCAGCTGCCAGATCGGTGGAAACCTGTCCACCAACGCCGGTGGCGTGCATGTGGTGCGCTATGGCAATGCCCGGCAATTGGTGCTGGGTCTGGAGGTCGTGTTGGCCGACGGGCGCGTCTGGGATGGGCTACGCAGTCTGCGAAAAAACAATACCGGATATGAGCTCAAAGAGCTGTTTTTGGGCTCGGAAGGCACTTTGGGCATCATCACCAAAGCGGTCTTGCGCTTGTATCCCAAGCTCCAGCAAAAGGCCGTGGCCTTGGCGGGCTGTGCGTCCTTTGACAAAGCCCAAACCTTGTTACATCTGGCGCAAAAGCGCGCCGGTGACGTATTGATGGCCTGCGAGGCGCTCAACGGTTTTTCTATGGAATTGGTCGAACGCCACATCGACGGAGCCTCCAACCCATTGGAAAAAGAGCACTATTGTTATGTTTTGTTGGAATTGGGCTCCACCAACGCCGATGCCGAGCTGACCCAGGTGATGGAAGCCTTGCTGAGCGACGCCTTTGAGGCTGCAACCATTGAAGATGCCGTCATCGCCCAAAGCGAGGCCCAGGCCGATGGGCTCTGGAAAATCCGAGAATCAATCCCAGAAGCGCAAAAGTATGAAGGTGGTTCGATCAAGCATGACGTCTCTGTCCCCGTCTCACGCACGGCGGAAATGATTGCCAAGGCCACAGACTTGGTCAGTTCCCTGATCCCCGGCGTACGCCCCGTGACTTTCGGGCACTTGGGCGACGGCAACATCCACTTCAACCTCACTCAGCCTGAAGACGCTGATAAACAAGCGTTTTTGGGCCTTTGGCATGCCACCAATGCAAAGGTCCACGACCTCATTGCTGAAATGAACGGCAGCTTTTCCGCTGAGCACGGCATCGGACAGCTCAAAACGGATGAAATGGCGCGTTTGAAATCGGATGTGGAATTGGATTTGATGCGGACTCTCAAACAAGCCCTCGATCCGCACAACCATTTGAATCCTGGCAAAGTTTTGCCACCGAAATCGTGA